One Sporichthyaceae bacterium genomic window carries:
- the efeU gene encoding iron uptake transporter permease EfeU codes for MLPTFVIGLREGLEAALIVGIIAAFLNQQRRLDLLRWVFGGVTIAVLLCTAVGVTLNQLSKNLPQRKQEGLETVIGALAVGMVSYMIIWMRRNSRGLKKELEALAADALSGGSRAGRAMVLMAFLAVLREGLETVVFLLAAFNEAGSGGGAGIGAVLGVAAAVALGYGIYRGGVRLDLARFFRFTGLVLVLVAAGLVATAFHTAHEAGWLQAGQGSTINLSWLVDPGSIRSSLLTGMLGIQAHPVVIELLGWLVYVVPMTLYVAWPAGPSLSSRRTSALLAGLGAAAAAVALVAISTLPASAAHAPVTSAEGWTAQLRSADGDQIVVQTQTRSPAVAGQLPGPIAEITLHAGGSQSRDAESTTTYTATLPGRGAEGRPTSLPVATVAELNGGRLPLGAPLQASGELPVSYVDHDVLTVQLEPRTGRIVDESWTETVQASLVSASGMNLELAQPVARSSAQLPADSAAAALSAAHRDLTQNQQRLTREHTAVGMGVVAAAALVMAGALRRLVTPRHVRAGAPGMTNAVRVG; via the coding sequence TTGGCATCATCGCGGCGTTCCTCAACCAGCAGCGCCGCCTCGACCTGCTGCGTTGGGTGTTCGGCGGGGTGACCATCGCGGTGCTGCTGTGCACCGCCGTGGGTGTCACGCTCAACCAGCTGTCCAAAAACCTCCCGCAGCGCAAGCAGGAGGGCCTGGAGACAGTCATCGGCGCGCTGGCCGTCGGCATGGTCAGCTACATGATCATCTGGATGCGGCGGAACTCCCGCGGGCTGAAAAAGGAGCTCGAGGCGCTGGCCGCGGACGCCCTGAGCGGCGGGTCGAGGGCCGGGCGCGCGATGGTGCTGATGGCCTTCCTCGCCGTGCTGCGCGAGGGCCTGGAGACCGTGGTCTTCCTGCTTGCCGCGTTCAACGAGGCGGGCTCCGGCGGCGGCGCGGGCATCGGTGCGGTCCTCGGCGTCGCGGCCGCCGTCGCGCTGGGCTACGGCATCTATCGGGGCGGCGTGCGGCTGGATCTGGCCCGCTTCTTCCGGTTCACCGGCCTGGTGCTGGTTCTGGTCGCGGCCGGGCTGGTGGCCACCGCGTTCCACACCGCCCACGAGGCCGGGTGGTTGCAGGCCGGACAGGGCAGCACGATCAATCTGAGCTGGCTGGTCGACCCCGGTTCGATCCGCTCCTCGCTGCTCACCGGCATGCTCGGCATCCAGGCGCATCCGGTGGTCATCGAGCTTCTCGGGTGGCTGGTCTACGTGGTGCCGATGACGCTCTACGTCGCGTGGCCGGCGGGCCCTTCGCTGTCCAGCCGCCGCACGTCGGCACTGCTCGCCGGCCTCGGTGCCGCGGCGGCAGCGGTGGCGCTGGTTGCGATCAGTACGCTGCCCGCCTCGGCCGCACACGCCCCGGTCACCTCCGCCGAGGGCTGGACCGCTCAACTGCGCAGCGCCGATGGTGATCAGATCGTGGTGCAGACGCAGACGCGCAGCCCGGCGGTCGCCGGGCAACTGCCCGGCCCGATCGCCGAGATCACCCTGCACGCAGGCGGCAGCCAATCCCGGGACGCGGAGTCCACCACCACGTACACCGCAACGCTGCCCGGCCGCGGGGCCGAGGGGCGGCCCACGAGTCTGCCGGTGGCGACGGTTGCGGAGTTGAACGGCGGCCGGCTGCCCCTGGGCGCCCCGCTTCAGGCAAGTGGCGAGCTGCCGGTGAGCTACGTCGACCACGACGTGCTCACCGTCCAGTTGGAGCCGCGCACCGGGCGCATCGTGGATGAGTCCTGGACGGAGACGGTGCAGGCCTCGCTGGTTTCCGCCTCGGGCATGAACCTGGAGCTTGCGCAGCCGGTTGCCCGGAGTTCTGCGCAGTTGCCGGCGGACAGCGCCGCCGCCGCCCTGTCCGCTGCGCACAGAGATCTGACTCAGAATCAACAACGGCTCACCCGGGAGCACACTGCGGTGGGCATGGGGGTGGTGGCCGCGGCGGCGCTGGTGATGGCGGGGGCGCTGCGTAGGTTGGTGACGCCTCGCCATGTGCGA